The Kiritimatiellales bacterium genomic sequence TTTTTCTTGGCTCCATCCCCGCGCTTTTCGGTATTCCCGTATAGCTTCACCAAGTTGCTTACGGGCTTTTAAAGTTCCCTCGCGTTTCATATTGACACCAGACTAGCTGTTTAGTCCCACAGTGTGGTGGAACGGATCAAACTTAAACCGATCCGGAGCAGAAGTCCAGATGTTGCAGATATATTCGTATGGCGTGAGGCCATGTAATGTTTTGAGCTGTTTGGCAAAGTGATAGGCCATCAAAAAGGTCTGTATGTGTTCTTTCAGCTGATCATGGGTTCCATAGTGATAACGCTTCACCGTTGCCTCTTTCAACGTCCGGTTCATCCGCTCAACATTGTTTCGGGCGCAAGCCGGTTCCAAAGGCATGTGCGTGTAAAAAGACTCCCGCAATCCATGGCCTGCTTGATATCCGCTGTCGCGGATCGTCGGTTACCCGGCGAGGTAAACCGGGTTCCGTTATCCGTTAATACGGTGTGGACAGTATAAGGAACGGCCCGGATGAGCTCTTGAAGAAAGTCGGCGGCAATTCGCCGGGCTGCCTTTTCGTGAAGCTGAACAAAAGTAAATTTTGACGTACGGTCAATGGCAGCAAACATATATAACCTGCCTTCTTCCGTGCGGACCTCAGCGATGTCGATATGGAAAAACCCGATCGGACAGGTTTTGAATTTCCGTTTGCTCCGAGGATCTTTGGTATCCGGCAGCCGGCTAATCCCATGACGTTGGCAGCAACGATGCAGAGAGGAGCGTGTTAAATGAGGTATGGCGGTCTGCAGGCTGTAAAGACAATCATCGAGAAGAAGCAGCGTATGCTGCCGAAAAGCGACGCAAGCGGCTTCTTCCTCCTTGCTCAGCACCGTTGACCGGGGTTGTTTGGGTCCCATCGGGGCATCCTGTACTGTTGTGCGCTGTCGCCGTTTCACTACGGTTTTCGGGTTAATACCGTGCCGGCGCGCTAGAACACTCAGGCTCTCTTGACGATGTTGTATCATTCGACGCACCGCCTCGGTCGTACGGGCGCATCCGTGTAATATCTGTCCCATAATTTATCCCTCCGGAGCTGGTTATACATCACTCCAGCACACTGTGGGACTAAACAGCTAAAGTCTGAAAGTCACAGGCCGGAAATGGAGGACGGCGGCTCGCCGCCCATGGTTGCGGAGGCCCGCAGCCCTCCAATTTTCTTTGCCCCTTTTCGTGCGGTTTGTGTAATTGCCGTTTTGTTGCTTAACATTCGTTAAGCCGTTCTTCACTTCGTCTCGAATCGTGGTTAACTCTTTTCCAAAAAAATCCGTTTATATCGGATTATCTGCGGTTTCTTATGCGTGTCTATTCGTGGTTTTTCCTCCTCCGTCTAAATCCGGGTGATCCGCGGTTTGAATCAATCATACATGTCAGCCCGATTTTCACACTTTCCAGCAACTGAATTGTTGCTTGAAAAGTGTTGTGTAAACCGGTTAACATAAATAAAATCGTAAAAGGCTGGTTGTAAAGTTATCAACGGGATATTACTTCCCCGTCAAAAGGAGTTATTCACCATGCAGGCAAAACACTATCTGTTTTTTTCTTTAAATATATGTGCGGCGTTTCTGTGCACTGTGCCCGGTGCTGCAAAAGAAAATCCGCTGCGCGGAATGGTTCTGGTTGATTATATGTCCGGACAGAAACTGTCCCAGAGTTATAATGTGCTATGCAATCCGTATCATACCGGCAGCGCAGTAGAAGAAGTGCGGGCAACGCTGCGTGACATCCCCATGTTTTCCGCCGGTGCATGGAAAACGGGAGAAACTCTGCCGTGGGGAGCCACCGCAAAAGACGCCATGCTGTTTGATTTTGCTTTGATGAAGCGTTTCGGTATTGATGCGATCTGTCTCAATTATGGCATGGGCGTAAACAAATGGCCGGATCCGAAAGAACAGCCGCACGGATTGATCGCTGTCTATAAACCGATCATTGAAGCGCTTAAAGAAAGGCCAGACTTAAAAGTTCTGTTTCAGATGGATCAGGCATACCCCAACGGCATACTGCCGCCTAAAAGGGTCCGTGAAGAAGGAATGGAGGACTTGTTTGACCACTATCTGGATACACCCAATCTGCTGCGCGATGAAAAAGGCAATGTGGTCATCGATACCTACCGGGCGAACATCCTTGATCCGTCGATGAATGCGGATGATATTCCTGCTCATACCGACCGGTTTTTTCAAGACCAACGGCAGGTTGTTGCAAACTGGCAGGAAATCCTCGCGAAACTGGGCGAGCGGTATGATACAAATTTTGTGGTGTTTGCTGATATGCCGCCGGCATGGAGTTTCGTTCCCCAACTGGAAACAGGTGCAATTACAGGTGTGGCGAAACTGACTCAGGAACAGCGGAGACAATATTTTGATCTGTGGGCGGAGCCGTTCCTGGGAATAAAATTTTTCGGAGTACTGGATGATCCGGAACGGACACAAGCCGTTTACAATGATGCCATCGACAGTAATAATAAATTCGGGAAACTCTCTGTAATCCCCGTCTGGCATGGCTGGCACCGGGTCTGGAACAAAAGAATCGCGTTTGACGGCTGGTATAATTTAATTAAAACATTTGAAAACACACGCCGCGCGAATAATCCGGTGATAAAAGTGATCATCTGGAACGACTATCAGGAAAATTCCCAGCTCGCGCCGACGTTCCGGCAGGGATTCGGCAAGCTGCTGATCCTTGATCATTATCTGAAACGGTTTAAAACCGGTGAAGAACCGGCGGTTGAAAAGGATGTTGTGATTCTGCATTATCCGCCGTATCTTGGAAATCCGGTCGCAACGGATTTTCATACCGTTCTGCAATGCTATCAGCCGCTGCGCGATTTTGTTCATGTCGCGGTCTTTGCTAAAGAAGACAGCACGTTAGTTTTCGGCAATGAAACCCGCAGTGTCAGTGCCGGCTTATCGTTCCATGAATTCGATGCAGTTCCCGGTAAACAGGCCGCCTCATTGCTCCGGAGTAATGAACCGGTGGCACAGGTCGAGGGATTATATGAAATTTTTGACGGCATTCCTTACCGGACAGATAAAGTGCCGTATATCTGGTCATCCGAATGTCATACGCTCTTTAGAGAGTACGCCGGATATGATCTTGATCCGCATGACGGACGCTGGGCGGATATCAATGAGAATGGAATTGCGGACTGGTTTGAATTATGTCAACCGGACAAAAAAGTGCAGCGGCCCTGACAGTTTTTGCAGAAATTCTGTGTGACTGGAATTGTTCCGGTGTGGCGGACGGCACAGTGTTTAAGATGTGGCCGACCTGCAGAAGGCGTAAAATTTAAAGGACGTTTTAAAGATAGCGCATTAGAAAAAGTATGACCCGCTGCTGTTTTTGGTTGCCTGACCGCCTGTCTCGCGAAGGAACAGCTAAAACGCTGGAATATCTTCAATCGTTAACTGACAAGGGTGTAAAATACCATAGCTATACAGAACGATATTTTTATGCCCGTTATCCTTTTCGGGAGCGCTCAATGAGCAGGTCAAGTTTTTTGAGTGCGGCGCCGGAGTCGATGGATTCGGCGGCAAGCGCCATCGCTTCCGGCGGCGCGCCGGTTTTCCCGCCGGCCATGATGGCGAATGCAGCGTTGAGCAGCAGAATATCGCGTTTCGGTCCGTGTTCTTCGCCGCTCAGCAGGCGCCGGATAATGCCGGCATTTTCGAGCGGATCGCCGCCGGTGATATCTTCTTTTTCCGCAGTGGGAATTCCAAACCCGGCGGGATGCACCTCGTAGGATTCAAGTTTTCCGCGCCGTATTTCCATCATGGATGTGGTGGTTGTGGTTGTAATTTCATCGAGTCCGTCGTGACCGTGAACCACAAATAAATAGGTCATACCGAGTTGCGCTGCCGCGTCGGTCATAATCGGAACGAGTTCCGGGCGAAACACCCCGATCACGCCTTTTTTTATATCAGCGGGATTGCAAAGCGGGCCGAGAATATTAAAGAGGCTCCAGAAGCCGAGCTCTTTGCGCGGACCGGCGGCGTTTTTCATCGCCGGATGAAATGTCTGTGCAAAGAGAAATGCAATGCCTGTTTCATTCAGACAGCGCTCGACCTGTTCCGGGGAATAGTCGAGGTTGATACCGAGCGCCGCCAAAACGTTTGCGGAACCGCACTGGCTCGAAACGCCGTAGCTGCCATGTTTGGCAACGGTGATCCCGGCGCCGGCGGTGACAAATGCCGCAGCGGTTGAAATGTTAAATGTTTTGGCTCCGTCGCCGCCGGTACCGACAATATCGACCGCGTCTGGATCGTCGCATTTAACTTTGATGGATGTTTCACGCATGGCCTGCGCCGCACCGGCAATAATTTCCGGCGTTTCACCGTGCATCCGGAGTGCCGTAATAAAGCCGCCGATCTGCGCCTGCGTTGCTTCACCGGTCATCACATTCATAATCGCGTGATAGGCATCTTCCCGCTCCAGCGTGCCGCCGTGAATCAGAGTTTGAATCGCTTTTTTTATCATTATTTCCCTATAAAATTTGCATGATTGACACTGTACGGCACACCGCCTTACTCTGTCCAAGTTATTTTGAGTCAGAATCAGAAAAGGCCTTATCATCATGTCAATTCAGCCGTTTGCCTGCACGAGTCCGGATGACGAAAATGCAATGCTTGCCGCCATCGGAGCCGAAAATTTCGATGATCTGTTTGCGCATATTCCGCCGGAGTTTCAAACCGGCTGTTTTAATCTGCCGGCCGGACTTTCCGAGCTGGAAATGATGCGGCAGATGCGCACTGTGGCGCGCAAAAATTCCGGTGCCGTTCTTAATTTCTGCGGCGCCGGTTTTTATGACCATTTTATTCCGGCGGCGATCGACTCGCTTGCCGCACGCGGCGAGTTCTTTACGGCATATACGCCGTATCAGCCGGAAGCGGCGCAGGGTACATTGCAGGCGGCGTTTGAATATCAAACTGCGATCGCGCGACTCACTGGAATGGAGGTTTCCAACGCGTCGCTTTACGACGGCGGCTCCGCGCTGTTTGAAGGTATGATGATGGCGCTGCGCATTACAAAACGGAATCGCGTACTCGTTGATGAAGGCGTGAATCCTGTTTACCGGATGATGCTGCAAAGTTATACGCGCAACCTGAATGTTGAATACCGCGAAATTTCACTTGCCGGCGGAATTGCCGACCGCGATGCATTTGCAAAAAATCTGAACGAAAAAACCGGCGCGGTGCTTTTACAGAATCCAAACTTTTTCGGCTGCATTGACGATCTCTCCGGATTGATTGAGCAGGCGCATCGTGCCGGTGCACTCGCTGTTCTATCAACCTATCCGGTTTCGCTTGGAATCTTAAAGACGCCCGGTGAAATGGATGCAGATATTGTGACCGGCGACGGGCAAAGCCTCGGACTTCCGCTTTCGTTCGGCGGGCCGTATCTCGGGTTTATGGCGACAAAGAAAAAATATGTCCGCAATCTGCCGGGACGCATCGTCGGCATCACCAACGACGCTAAAGGCCGGCGCGGATTTGTTTTAACGCTGCAGGCGCGCGAACAGCATATCCGGCGCGAAAAAGCGGCGTCGAACATTTGCACCAATGCGCAGCACTGCGCGCTGCGCGCAATTATTTATCTTTCGCTGCTCGGCAAAACCGGTTTTGTAAGTGTCGCGCAGCAGTGCGCCGACCGTGCTGCGTATGCGTGGTCGCAACTGAAAAGGATCTCCGGTGTTGAATTGCTGTTTGACCGCCCGTTTTTTAATGAGTTTGCAATCAGGCTGCCCAAAAATTCCGGTGATGTCGTCGGCGAATTAATTAAAGAGGGTATTGCTGCCGGATTTCCTGTCGGACGCTATTATGCTGAATTGGATAATGTTCTGCTTTGCGCTTTCACCGAAAAACATACGCAGCAGGAAATTGATCTGCTCGCCGCAAAACTGGAAACAGTTTTGTAGTTCAGAGTTCACGGTTCAGAGTTGGAAATAATAAATGAAAAATTGAGCGTTTTGAAGATATCGAAGATTGGAAGTTATGAATTCAAAATTGAAAACTGAGAACTGTGAACTGAGAACTGTGAACTCTGCGTTAATTTACGAGTTGAGTGCGAAAGGGCGGAGCGGAGTGAGAATGCCGGCAGACCGGCTCTCAAAGGGTCATGTTATTCCGAAAAATTTATTGCGCGCAGTGCCGGCGGAACTGCCGGAAGTTTCAGAGAGCGAAGCGGTGCGCCATTTTACACGCCTGTCCCAGCAGAATTTTTCAGTGGATACCCATTTTTATCCGCTCGGTTCGTGTACCATGAAATATAATCCGCGCGCGTGCGAAGCGGCGGCGGCGCTGCCGGAATTCAGCGGAATGCATCCGCTGCTGCCGCAGCTTGCCGGCGGCGGTTCGCTGACGCAGGGATCGCTCGAAATTCTCTATTCACTCGAGCGCACGCTGTCGGAAATAAATGGACTCGCCGAGTTTACATTGCAGCCGCTGGCCGGATCGCACGGTGAATTAACGGCGGTGATGATCATGGCGGCATATCATCGCGACCGCAGAAATAAAAAAACGCACATCATTATTCCGGATTCAGCGCACGGTACAAATCCGGCCAGCGCCGCACTTGGCGGTTATGATGTGGTTTCAATCCCGTCCGATGCCAGCGGCGATATGGATCTGGAAAAATTTAAAGTTGCGCTCAATGAGGAAACTGCCGGTGTGATGCTGACACTGCCGAGCACGATCGGCGTATTTAATCCGCGCGTAAAAGAAATTATTGAAGCCGTTCATGCGGTGGACGGTTTGATGTATTACGACGGGGCAAATTTTAATGCGATCATGGGGCGTATTAAGCCCGGTGAACTCGGCTTTGATTTATGCCATTTAAATCTGCATAAATCATTTTCAACGCCGCACGGCGGCGGCGGACCGGGCTCCGGTCCGGTCGGCGTCTGTGAAAAGCTGCGTCCGTTTCTGCCGGTGTCGCGCGTGGTGAAAACTGCCGCCGAGACATTTGCTCTGGATTATGACCATCCAAAAAGCATCGGCTACATCGCACCGTTTTACGGCAATTTTGCGGTGCTGGTGAAAGCCTATGCATATTTGCTGATGCTCGGCCGCGACGGGTTGCGCGCCACGAGCGATCGCGCTGTGCTGAATGCAAATTATATTCAGGAAAAGCTGCGCCCCTGTTTTCCGGCAGCGACTGAGGGACGCTGCATGCACGAATGTGTATTCAGCGGAAAAGCACTCGCCAACGGAATTCGCACGCTCGACCTGGCGAAAGCGCTGATCGACCGCGGATTCCATGCGCCGACGGTGTATTTCCCGCTAATCATTCCGGACGCGATCATGATTGAACCGACGGAAACCGAAACGCGCGAAACACTGGATGAGTTTTGCCGCGCAATGATTGAAATCGCCGAACAGGCCAAAACTGATCCCGAAGCCTTACATCGCGCGCCGGTCACTACGCCCGTCAGCCGCCTCGATGAAGTTGCTGCCGCAAAAAATATGGAACTGGTGTTTACAGACTGATCCGGATGGTCTAAATTAAGACCGAATAAAAACCGGAGAAGGTCATGAAACTCAGCGAATCCATTATGCCGATCAGTCATTTCAAAGCAAACGCTGCTGAAATTATTAATCAGGTTTGCGCCGGCGGAAATCCTGTAATTGTTACGCAAAATGGCTATGCAAAAGTTATTATTCAGGATTTGAAAGAATACGAACGCGAACAGGAACGTGCTGCACTGCTCGAAATTTTTCGGCAGGGTGAAGAGGATATTGCTGCTGGACGAACTGCGCCGGCAGATAAAGTTTTTGCACGCTTACGCAAAGAAGTTAAAAGAAAGTATCCTGATTGCAACTTATGAGTTTAGCACTTCATGTTACAAGCAATGCAGAATCCGATCTGAAATCCATTTACGAATATATTGCAAAAGATCATTCGCAACGAGCAGATGCGATTATTTCCGGTTTGGAAACCCAAATGCTTAAACTCACTCAATTCCCAAACAGTGGTCATATTCCGCCGGAATTTGATAATGGTGTTCAGCAGGCAACATACAGAGAGTTCCGATATAAACCATATCGGATTTTTTATGAAATATTTCCAAATAAACTTTCTATTGTCGCAGTCCTTGATTGCCGCCGGAATATTAGAGAATTAATTCAGGAACGAATGATAAGGAGCTGAAAATGGTTAAGCACATTGTACTTTGGACGATGAAGCCGGAGGCAGTGCCGGAGAAAAAACTGGAAGCAAAAAACCGGTTGGAAGCATTGGTCGGAATGATACCGGGACTGCATACACTGGAGGTCGGAATTGACGCCGGAAACGGAACGATGTCGCTTTATTCCGAACTTGATTCGTTTGATGCGCTCGCCGGATATCAGGAACATCCGGCCCATAAAACTGCCGGCGCACTGATTCAAGAACTTGCGGCAGCACGATGTGTTTCAGATTACGAAACCTGATTCGTTCAACTCAGTTTTATTGGCGAATTACTGCTGCTCTACTGCCGGCATGGTTGATTCCTGTTCTGTACTTTTATTCCGCCAGTGTGTGAACAGCGATGTGACCGGCGTTGTTGCGTTTGTCATCCATCAGATTTTCGGCGACGGTACCGCGATAGCCGTTTGTTCCGGCGTCGATAATTAAAATATCGACGCCGATTTCCATCTCAACAACCGGTTCGCTTTTACTGACGCGTCGCCGGTTTTGACTATCAAACCGGTCGTAAAGCGGCACCATGATTTCGTAATTTATTGTGTCGCCGTCAACAGTAATGGCAGCGGTTGCCGGATTGTGTTGCGGAAAGCGGTCGGCGCCGGCCAGTTTTTTCCAAACGGTTTTTTTATCCGGAGCAAGGCCGAAAATATAATTCTGAGCGCTTGATTGAGTGGCTGCATATTTTTCCGGCGAACTGCCGGTGTCAGCGCGCACAAAAATTTCGACGCAGTCCTGAGCATGGGTTCCGGCATACCCGTTTTTTAAAACGAATTCGGGATCGACGTAGCGCACGGCGATGAAAAGCGCCGGATCATCGTTCCAGCGGATTGCCCACTCGGCCTTGGTAATTGCCGGATTGCCGTCAATAATTTCCGGCAGCGGTGTCCAGTCAATATTGCGCCACTCGCTCAATTTTCCGTCAATACGGATGTGGCCGGCTTCCGGAATCTCCTCCGGTTCGCCGTATTGCTGAGAACCATATACATACGTATGTGCGGAAAAGAGCAGGGTGACAAACAGTGTTTTCATACCGGAATCATAGCCGGTCTTTTAAAGATGTCGAGCAGGCGGATATAAACATTCTGTCTGGAAAACAAGATATTTTTTGCCGAAGACGCGCAAATTATTTGATTCTGCTTAGATCCTGCATGCACTGCGACAGATATTTTTATCTCGGCAAGCGGTGTAAAAGTTCATCAGAGAAAACGGTTTCGTTTACAAATTTCTCAAGTAATGGTTCTGCTTCATCTGGAGTGAACAGACCTTGATAAAATATAACAGCGGCATAAAAAGAAAAATATAGAAAGCCGGCATTCGATTTTGCCCGATAATAAAATGTGTATGCAACGGATTGGGTTTTATTATTAAATCAAGGTTTCTGTAATCACTTTTCGCAGTGAAAGTATATGATCCGGCTTGTCCAATCACGGATCGTTATTAACAGAATTTTATTTTGCAGTTAAATACATACCTTGTGAATAACAGTTGTGGCCGGTAAAAGTTTTAACCGCGCAAGCCGCCGGAAACTTCAGACGTGATGATGGATTTGAAATAATGCATAACGGATAATATGTAAAACGGGGATTACGCATTACAGATTAATGGAAGTGCATCCCGCCTCTGTCCGGCGGCAGAGATACGCTGCTGCAAAATTATTTCGCTGAAAAATAAAAACGGTGTTTGGCAACAGAAAGGTTGCACTTTCAGGTCTAAAAAAAGTATTTTTCGGCAGAATTGATGCAGTTTTTATGAATTGGTTTTTGCTTTTATCTGTATGAGTACGATCCGCATTCTCGGCGTAGATACATCACTGCGTTCTTCCGGTGTCGGCGTGATTGAAATGTCCGGTGGTGAAGTGCGCGCGCTGGTATATGGCCGGATTCATAACAAACCGGCACTGCTGCACACGGGCTGTCTCGCCGCAATCCACCGTGAAATTGATAAACTCATCACCGAGTTTGAACCCGACGAGGTGGCGATCGAGGGCGCATTTTTCGCAAAAAATGCCAGGACCGCAATGATTCTGGGTCAGGCGCGCGGCGTGGTTTTAGCGGCGTGCGCGCTGCGGACGCTGCCGGTGTTTGAATATTCACCGCGTACAATTAAGCAGTCGATCACCGGTGTCGGCACGGCGCAAAAAGGACAGGTTGCAAAAATGGTGATGCGCCTGCTTAATTTGAAGTCGGAGCCGCAGGAGGATGCGGCGGATGCGCTGGCAGCGGCGCTGTGTCATGCCAATCAACGCAATCTGCCGGAAGCCTTGCGTTCGGCGCCGGTTTAGTGATAATTTCCCCGAATCTCAGTTAGAAAACCACGAATGGACGGGAATATTTTTTACAAAGAGGAAACGAAGGAAGGAAAAAATTTGAACTACTGGCCTTCACTAATTTCCACTGATTATATTAGTGCCGATTAGTGTGAATCAGTGGTTAAAAATAATTTGCTTTTAATAATTTTGCATAAAAACAGAAAATTGCCGGATAAGTAGAAAAGGAGGATGGTGATGGATTTCAAAGAAATTAAAAAAATCGCTCAGATAATGACCGATCATGATCTCTCAGAATTTATTTTCGAAGACGACAACAGCACATTACAGATGAAACGCGGTGCCACTGTGGTAGCCGCCGCGCCGCAGATTGTATCAATGCCTGCCGCAGCTCCGGCGGCTGTTCCTGCCGGCACACCGGCGTCTGTTGTCGCACCGGACGCTGCACCGGCCGCCGATGACGGTTTAATTGAAATTCCATCACCGATGGTTGGCACATTCTACCGTGCACCGTCGCCGGATGCGCCGCCATTTGTGGAAGTCGGTGCCGATATTTCTGAAACGAGTGTAGTTTGCATTATTGAAGCGATGAAGGTGATGAATGAAATTCAGGCGGACGTAAAGGGCAGGATTAAGAAAATTCTGATCGATAACGCCACACCGGTGCAGTTCGGTCAGCCGCTTTTCCTCGTAGAGCCGGCTTAAACAATTCGAAATTCAAAGCACGAAATTCGAAATAAATTAAAATATTCGAAGATTGTTTCGTGCTTCGGAATTCGGATTGCGAATTTTAACCCGAAGGGTCTGGTATGTTTGGAAAAATTCTGATTGCAAATCGCGGCGAAATTGCTCTGCGTATTATCCGCGCGTGTAAAGAACTTGGAATCCGGTCGGTCGCGGTGTATTCATCGGCAGACAGGGATTCGCTGCATGTTGAAATGGCGGACGAAGCGGTTTGCATCGGTCCCGCCGCTTCAACGGCGAGTTATCTGAAA encodes the following:
- a CDS encoding endo-1,3-alpha-glucanase family glycosylhydrolase, giving the protein MQAKHYLFFSLNICAAFLCTVPGAAKENPLRGMVLVDYMSGQKLSQSYNVLCNPYHTGSAVEEVRATLRDIPMFSAGAWKTGETLPWGATAKDAMLFDFALMKRFGIDAICLNYGMGVNKWPDPKEQPHGLIAVYKPIIEALKERPDLKVLFQMDQAYPNGILPPKRVREEGMEDLFDHYLDTPNLLRDEKGNVVIDTYRANILDPSMNADDIPAHTDRFFQDQRQVVANWQEILAKLGERYDTNFVVFADMPPAWSFVPQLETGAITGVAKLTQEQRRQYFDLWAEPFLGIKFFGVLDDPERTQAVYNDAIDSNNKFGKLSVIPVWHGWHRVWNKRIAFDGWYNLIKTFENTRRANNPVIKVIIWNDYQENSQLAPTFRQGFGKLLILDHYLKRFKTGEEPAVEKDVVILHYPPYLGNPVATDFHTVLQCYQPLRDFVHVAVFAKEDSTLVFGNETRSVSAGLSFHEFDAVPGKQAASLLRSNEPVAQVEGLYEIFDGIPYRTDKVPYIWSSECHTLFREYAGYDLDPHDGRWADINENGIADWFELCQPDKKVQRP
- the trpD gene encoding anthranilate phosphoribosyltransferase, yielding MIKKAIQTLIHGGTLEREDAYHAIMNVMTGEATQAQIGGFITALRMHGETPEIIAGAAQAMRETSIKVKCDDPDAVDIVGTGGDGAKTFNISTAAAFVTAGAGITVAKHGSYGVSSQCGSANVLAALGINLDYSPEQVERCLNETGIAFLFAQTFHPAMKNAAGPRKELGFWSLFNILGPLCNPADIKKGVIGVFRPELVPIMTDAAAQLGMTYLFVVHGHDGLDEITTTTTTSMMEIRRGKLESYEVHPAGFGIPTAEKEDITGGDPLENAGIIRRLLSGEEHGPKRDILLLNAAFAIMAGGKTGAPPEAMALAAESIDSGAALKKLDLLIERSRKG
- the gcvPA gene encoding aminomethyl-transferring glycine dehydrogenase subunit GcvPA, translated to MSIQPFACTSPDDENAMLAAIGAENFDDLFAHIPPEFQTGCFNLPAGLSELEMMRQMRTVARKNSGAVLNFCGAGFYDHFIPAAIDSLAARGEFFTAYTPYQPEAAQGTLQAAFEYQTAIARLTGMEVSNASLYDGGSALFEGMMMALRITKRNRVLVDEGVNPVYRMMLQSYTRNLNVEYREISLAGGIADRDAFAKNLNEKTGAVLLQNPNFFGCIDDLSGLIEQAHRAGALAVLSTYPVSLGILKTPGEMDADIVTGDGQSLGLPLSFGGPYLGFMATKKKYVRNLPGRIVGITNDAKGRRGFVLTLQAREQHIRREKAASNICTNAQHCALRAIIYLSLLGKTGFVSVAQQCADRAAYAWSQLKRISGVELLFDRPFFNEFAIRLPKNSGDVVGELIKEGIAAGFPVGRYYAELDNVLLCAFTEKHTQQEIDLLAAKLETVL
- the gcvPB gene encoding aminomethyl-transferring glycine dehydrogenase subunit GcvPB, with amino-acid sequence MNSALIYELSAKGRSGVRMPADRLSKGHVIPKNLLRAVPAELPEVSESEAVRHFTRLSQQNFSVDTHFYPLGSCTMKYNPRACEAAAALPEFSGMHPLLPQLAGGGSLTQGSLEILYSLERTLSEINGLAEFTLQPLAGSHGELTAVMIMAAYHRDRRNKKTHIIIPDSAHGTNPASAALGGYDVVSIPSDASGDMDLEKFKVALNEETAGVMLTLPSTIGVFNPRVKEIIEAVHAVDGLMYYDGANFNAIMGRIKPGELGFDLCHLNLHKSFSTPHGGGGPGSGPVGVCEKLRPFLPVSRVVKTAAETFALDYDHPKSIGYIAPFYGNFAVLVKAYAYLLMLGRDGLRATSDRAVLNANYIQEKLRPCFPAATEGRCMHECVFSGKALANGIRTLDLAKALIDRGFHAPTVYFPLIIPDAIMIEPTETETRETLDEFCRAMIEIAEQAKTDPEALHRAPVTTPVSRLDEVAAAKNMELVFTD
- a CDS encoding type II toxin-antitoxin system Phd/YefM family antitoxin, with translation MKLSESIMPISHFKANAAEIINQVCAGGNPVIVTQNGYAKVIIQDLKEYEREQERAALLEIFRQGEEDIAAGRTAPADKVFARLRKEVKRKYPDCNL
- a CDS encoding type II toxin-antitoxin system RelE/ParE family toxin, translated to MSLALHVTSNAESDLKSIYEYIAKDHSQRADAIISGLETQMLKLTQFPNSGHIPPEFDNGVQQATYREFRYKPYRIFYEIFPNKLSIVAVLDCRRNIRELIQERMIRS
- a CDS encoding Dabb family protein, translating into MVKHIVLWTMKPEAVPEKKLEAKNRLEALVGMIPGLHTLEVGIDAGNGTMSLYSELDSFDALAGYQEHPAHKTAGALIQELAAARCVSDYET
- a CDS encoding sugar-binding protein gives rise to the protein MKTLFVTLLFSAHTYVYGSQQYGEPEEIPEAGHIRIDGKLSEWRNIDWTPLPEIIDGNPAITKAEWAIRWNDDPALFIAVRYVDPEFVLKNGYAGTHAQDCVEIFVRADTGSSPEKYAATQSSAQNYIFGLAPDKKTVWKKLAGADRFPQHNPATAAITVDGDTINYEIMVPLYDRFDSQNRRRVSKSEPVVEMEIGVDILIIDAGTNGYRGTVAENLMDDKRNNAGHIAVHTLAE
- the ruvC gene encoding crossover junction endodeoxyribonuclease RuvC, with translation MSTIRILGVDTSLRSSGVGVIEMSGGEVRALVYGRIHNKPALLHTGCLAAIHREIDKLITEFEPDEVAIEGAFFAKNARTAMILGQARGVVLAACALRTLPVFEYSPRTIKQSITGVGTAQKGQVAKMVMRLLNLKSEPQEDAADALAAALCHANQRNLPEALRSAPV
- the accB gene encoding acetyl-CoA carboxylase biotin carboxyl carrier protein, producing the protein MDFKEIKKIAQIMTDHDLSEFIFEDDNSTLQMKRGATVVAAAPQIVSMPAAAPAAVPAGTPASVVAPDAAPAADDGLIEIPSPMVGTFYRAPSPDAPPFVEVGADISETSVVCIIEAMKVMNEIQADVKGRIKKILIDNATPVQFGQPLFLVEPA